The genomic stretch TTGAAATGATCAGCatttatgtaatgtaataaaacagctCGATAACTAGTTGTAAACCCAGTGATTAGCAACAGACAGTGTACATGCACCATGATGTTAGCATTAATCACTGGGGTATATTATCTAAAAACCTTTTGTGTTTATGTCATTTCATTAGATTATATTGGCACAACTCATATGTGTGATtttcttttgtaacctacaGATAACAATGTCATTATGCCTGGATATCATGACTtcccatttacatttgtacttCCTCAAAGGtaagtgattttaaaattgtcaGAAAGTTGCTTtatggtaataaataaatgaattttattttGAGCGTGTCATCACTACCAATcctatgatttatttataaatgatacATTAATTCTTACCAaaatgcttcatcctggtcaggagtCCAGCAAAAGGCAAAGGTAGCACAGCTAATAGACTGGGTCCTGCACAGCCACATGGACCCATGTGGGGCAAGTTTTGATTATCACATTTtgtcacaagtttatattccttattatatactgtataatacttaaataagCAAAGAAACTGTTTAGCACATAATATAGTTAGTTATATAGTTTAGCACAAAAATAAGTTAAACaagtattgttttaatactgaaatCTACACTTGGTTTTAAAATAGTAAAACTTCTGATATTACAACAATTATGTTTCAACACGACAAATGTGGAAAGTgtggcatgtttttgtgatGTTGACATCACTAGTGTACagttaaaatgacattttggaATTTTCTACCTTTATTTAATGCAAGCTATATCAATTAACCAGCCCGTTATGTAGGTGGTACTATTACCTTTAAAATGTTACTACTGCTTAATAAATTACTAAAAAATATTATGAGGCATGGCCCAGCTTTTGATGACCTGCTTTGTGGCTTTCGGCCGCTGCATGCAGGACTCGGGAAATATCAGAGCTTTTAGCTAACATCCCTGCAAGCTCTGTGCTACTGTCTACATAAAATCATATTTTTTCATATGTAATATTATTGAAGATAGCTGCTGCAGACACAATAGACAAAACTATATACCTACTCTTGATGAGGCTAAATGAAGGGACTATTAATAACACTGTAGCTACAATCCAGTCTCTGTTAAAATATCAGTCTTCTgagttgttttgtgttttatacCAAGACCTAATTTGTGTAAATATGCATTTGCAAAACCTCGTACTAAAACtatataaaatgattaaaatccaGTTATGTGGCAGCAAATATACTCAAAacattttttcttttggctgctcctatATTTAGGCatagtttttacaccggatgccctttctgTCTCAACCCTCCTTtttctatccaggcttgggactggcattgagattgcactgacaagtgaaccTCGCATTGGCTAGGCTGGTTATGGTTGAGGTCGGGCCAGGCCATTTATTTAGGTGCCTTGATTTGTACATAGAAGTACATTTAGGATAAAACAAAAGcaacctttcctaaactgttcccacaaggCAGAAGCACACAattctcttgagattcagtacATGTTGTAGCTATCTGTAGTGAAAAACACCTGTGACAAGTCCAAGCCCATTAACAGCAGAGATCAGGTTAAGTTTTGCCTAAAGAAGGTTTTTAAAGTCTAGGTTAAAGTCCAAATGTTTGCAAGACTGAGTCAATATTGAGACTAAGACTTAAACTAAACTATACAGTGAAGGTGTATATAGATGTATTACAATTACAGTTATTTCAAAATctattgtataactacaaaatgtaaaatgatatGTGAgactttaattaaataattaatttgtatGATCGCAAAAGAGtataaatgttataaacatTTACTACAGTTTAAACTGTTGGTTatgatggatgatgggtggATGAGAAATCAAGTCCTTTAGCTCTAGTGGTTGTAATTGCTTTTTAGACTGGTAGTGTTCTCATAGCATCATCCCTCAGACTGTTAGATGTTAAAATAGATCCATCACTCGAGATCAGTTATTTCCATGGCTCTTGAGTCCCATGGCATTGTGTTTGGCCTACTACTTCACACTTAAACAGCTGTAGCTCCCAGGGGTTTAGACTTTATGATCATTTAACTAATTATATTGTTGACTGGAAAGGTGTTGTGCTAATAATGAAAGATACTGAGTTCACAGTGACCCATATTGACAATGATATTGTATGTGAACTAGGTTGCATGGCTGTATTCCTGATTTTGTGCACCTGTTagtaacactcactcactcactgactgacttaaccgcttatccaattagggtcgtgggtggtggtggtggagcctatcccagcttttcaatgggcgcagttacaccctgaacggggcaccagtccatcacagggcgggcacgcacgcacgcacacacacacacacacacattcacctatagggcaattgactgcatatttttggactgtgggaggaaactggagctcccggaggaaacccatgcaaacatgggtagaacatgcaaactctgcacagaaaggaccagggaCGCCCCGCCTTAAGCTAAAATTCCTCAAATCCACTAATAATacgggtgtccaaataattttgacCATGTCGTGTAGTTACATCTTGTTCATGAgtgataaattataaataatagttAGACCAAATGCAGAACAGTAGCATGCTCCTACAAAAGATAGTGATTTTCTAAAGTTAATTAAGTGAATCTCTTTTGTAGCAACACACCATCATCTTTTAAAGGAGCCCATGGATCGATTAAATACATTCTTGAGGCCAGATTGAGTAGATCGTGGAAgatgactcaaacagcatctaGGGAATTTGTTTTTGTGTCATCTGCTCATGAACATGGTGCTGAGTTATTGGTATGTGCTTTTACGCTTACATACTttgtaatgaataaaataactgACTAATAAAagtctttatttaattatgtgaaATGTCTAGCATGTATTGCCTGGAATTCATACTGTTTATTGCTAAATTTCTGCACACAGCAACCACTTTCTGGTGCCATAGACAAAAAGATGAAGTTGTTCACTTCTGGAAGTGTCTCAGTGAGGGCATCTACTGACAAAATGGGCTATGAACCAGGTAATTGTACATAGTATATAAAATCTTGTAGATGTTTATGCTGTTGTTAGGCTAGCTGCCCATCAGGGTACATGAAGAGAAAGGATTAAACTGGCATGTGTACTGTGCTGgtgtaatatttgtgtttttccATAAATTGTGCAAGTAGAAAACCTCCACTGTTACACAAGGCTTGCCTTTTTATGTAAGAAAATGAAGAtggaacattaaaaaaacaacaacagcagaTCTGACTCAGATGGTATGCAGTACAAAAAATGCACAATTCATGAGtacataaatgttaaaaataaaaaaacactgggccatccgactgggctgggtggccacatgaacaatgattggctgttgttcagggatgggaaagctggagttgggaaataatgctgatcagcgTGTGGCTCGCTGTGCATATGAACTgatgatctgcatatgaacttacctcatgcagatgaaaagatgcagtcggtactgtgcacgtgtcggagggggcgtgtgtcagttgtgaagcacctcagtcagcggtggagggttgtatcggtagaggtgtaattcagggtaattggactagattaggggagaaaatttggggggaaaatctgagaaaaagagggggaaaaaaTCAGATAACACAGCTAGATAACCAATCTATTTTAGGCTATGATGTTTCtaaaatgcaattttattttgcaattatttgtcTTATTCTTGGCGTGTGTTATTTTGCCATGttgaaaaatgacattttattgGCCCTGTTAGTAAATACTCAAGAGGGTAAATGTTTCTACTATGTTTGTGAAAGTAGAGTCAGTAAGAcatctattggggacaggtcaggactgcaggcaggccagtccagtacccgtaccctcttcttccgcagtcatgtctttgtaatgtgtgcagcatgttgttttgcattgtcttgttggaaaatgcatggacgtccctggaaaatatATGCATATGttaggcagcatatgttgctctaagatctcagtgtacttttctgcattaatgctgccatcacagaagtgtaaatgacctttgtccGGATCCTCTGgttatctttgctcatcaaagactcagcctttcctggatgctgcttgtgtaccaaaccatgattacaatcacctgtttggaatcacatctttatttagtttcttcacctcattactagtcctaaattgcccccgtcccaactttttttggaatgtgttgcaggcctgtaatgcaggaatgaatgtatattaataaatcaaattaagttgagcagataaaacatgaaatatcttgggttcaaactgtccgcaatctaataaaagtcaaagtaaatgtaaggaacactgcatttttattttatttgaatataagataagataagattcctttattgatccccatgggggaaattcgagtgttacagcaactccagtacagtgtaagtacagtaaatacagtaaataaaaatagagtagaataaaaaaaaaaaataaggaaattataaaaaaaaatactattatACACCAGTATGGTAATTACAAccatataataaaaacactatatatactatatgtacatatatacatatgtgtgaatAATGAAATATAGAGTCCAGTGCTGGGGAAAAGGGTGGggagatcttgagttattgtagggGGGGGAGctggctcatcagtgtgaggacagcctgtgtattctgctattgttatgAATTATGAAATGAATGATGAATTATTCCATACTATTCCAACtttgtctgatttggggttgtatttattaagGAAAAATTTTGATTTTGCTCTTTCATAAAAGGGTACCTCCATAGTCCATCAATTGTGTGCATGCTTTTACTTACAAAAACATTCAGAGCCCTAGTGTGCTGAATTGtatcttattttttttacaggtgaAACCATCAAGGTTGAAGCCCATATTGAAAACTCCTCATCTCGTGATCTCAAGCTGAAGTTTAAACTTGAACAAAGACAGACGTTCACTGCCCAATCTCGCCACAACTACTCACATAAACTTATTTTTAAAGCAGTGGAAGATCCAGCCCCATCAAGATCTAAGAAAACAGTTACCAGCAGGCTAAAAATTCCACCTGCCTTGGATCTATCCATCTCAAACTGTTCGATCATTAAGGTGGAGTATATCCTCAAGGTAATTATTCTTCACATGCTTATCATGGGTTTGCCACTCTGAACGTTGTCCTCTTATCATGATACCATGACATGTATGCATTATTCTTATTTTTCAAAGGTGTACCTGGATGTGCCCTATGCAAGAGATCCTGAGATCGCATTTCCAGTCGTCATTCTCCAAACAAACCAGAATTTTCCTTCTCACCAAAACCAAGCGGCTAACCACTCCTACTGGAACACACATGACACAGTACCACAAGCATATGCATCCCAACCAGCATTTGGTCCCACCTCAGGTATTGCAGCTGCTGCATCCCCTGGATTATCTTTCGGTCTGTACCCAAATCTATACCCTCAACAGCCGGCCAATCCAGATGAACCTCCACCTTCCTACACTGACATCTTTCCAGATTCTAATACAGCAGCACCAGCATTTCATCCATCTCCATTAAACCCAGCCCACACTCCTCTGCCATATGCTACTATGCTGTATCCACCAGCTTCTGCTCCACAGCACCACCCAGCACCAGAATATCCGAGTACCCCTGGATACTGGCCAGGTCCGGCTAATTCCGAGTGTTAATCTGGAAAGAACCAGAACTGCCATTTAGTTCATCACCAGCTATTTTTTAATGCAGCACTATACTATTGTTTTAAATATACAAGTGCATTTAaggggtgacacggtggcttggtgggtagtgctgttgcctcacagcaagactgTCATGGGttttcacccacagtccaaagacatgcagtcaggttaataagAGCTAATAAAATtgccttaagtgtgtgtgtgtgtgtgtgtgtgtgtgtgtgtgtgtttgccctgtgatagacagGTTAACaattcagggtgtttcctggcTTGCACTCAGTGAAACAGACCCACCGCGACACCGAATAAGATAAAATCAGTCGTAAAACAGACAGCAAATGAATGAAGTGcctattattatttgcatttattttatagataatcatattttattgtaaattGTATTTTTCTATACAGACCTAAGCACTTAAAGAACTGTTTCAAATGTGGTTTTGATTACACTTTTTTATCCTCATTTCATTTTGAGAAcgcattaattatttattttgatatgTTTGACAatatactttttaaaaattaatacaCTTGAGATATgactgtatttgtatatattttaatgtaatgtttacaacaataaaatgtgaaaaataaaatgataaaacaataaatcagtgcattatcattaattaatgtgtattttattttatttatttatttatttttttaatgcattttctccctctttagcgtgtccaattgcatcatgctctggccgaggagatcgaagctaacccacgccccctccaacacgtgggcagcaagccgtatgcatcttatcacccacacattgactagtgttgtgccacctagcgttgtgtacggagagacacaccctaagtgcACTCTTTCCTTATTTCTGTGTAGGCATCTCTAATCAGCCATATTATAAAGTATTAATATAGAGCAGAGTTCATATACACTTTCAGCTGTCACGACAAACAGATACTGGGCTGTTTTATTGGTTATATACTACATCTTCCAGTCTATATTTCATCTGATAAACTATGCCCCTCTTAATTTATGACTTTATGTTGAACCTTGGAAGTTTTTACCCTACCTGATATTTAACCACGGTTTTTACATTCCAGCTTCCTTCAGACATTAAGCATTCCTTTATTTAAGGGTTTTACTCATTTTAAGGATAGTGCAAATTTAACTTCTGGAaatcacatttattcattcaggcTATTTTTTCGATGTGTTAAATAGATATCTTGTCTTAAAATAGAGACTTCATTTATTTCTAAAACAAGCTTGCAAATTGAATTTACAAATGTGAGTTTGAGAGTTGGCCACTCTGGTACTAGTAAAATGTTTAAACTTAGTAGTTTTAGGTTGTCATAACTTTTAGACATAGGTAAACattttgtagtatgtaatatcAATTTAACCATCTAGAGATGTTATGGTAGGTACTGTATATAAGCCTTACCTAACCATTGTGAGGTGCACTTGccagtgccagtcccaaacaCGGATGAAATTAGAAGGCTTGAACTAAAGGGCTGATAagatacagcaatgctgatggagtttttaaacacctcactgtcactgctggactgaaaatagtccaccaaccaaatatatccagccaacagcgcctcgtgcgcagcgtcctgtgaccactgatgaaggtctagaagattaccaactcaaacagcagcaatagatga from Trichomycterus rosablanca isolate fTriRos1 chromosome 21, fTriRos1.hap1, whole genome shotgun sequence encodes the following:
- the LOC134335651 gene encoding arrestin domain-containing protein 3-like, translated to MSGAIKQFSISYDAVNESNMFTNGDVINGRVILEVNKEVKVEKLYIKCKGEANVHWTEHNSSNNSDDSYSAHERYFKFKQIFIWDNSKKGKRSGSMLVTNGETYNNVIMPGYHDFPFTFVLPQSNTPSSFKGAHGSIKYILEARLSRSWKMTQTASREFVFVSSAHEHGAELLQPLSGAIDKKMKLFTSGSVSVRASTDKMGYEPGETIKVEAHIENSSSRDLKLKFKLEQRQTFTAQSRHNYSHKLIFKAVEDPAPSRSKKTVTSRLKIPPALDLSISNCSIIKVEYILKVYLDVPYARDPEIAFPVVILQTNQNFPSHQNQAANHSYWNTHDTVPQAYASQPAFGPTSGIAAAASPGLSFGLYPNLYPQQPANPDEPPPSYTDIFPDSNTAAPAFHPSPLNPAHTPLPYATMLYPPASAPQHHPAPEYPSTPGYWPGPANSEC